In a single window of the Trueperaceae bacterium genome:
- a CDS encoding GNAT family N-acetyltransferase, which translates to MTTTGAATVLVRPLRPEDWPGVRRAYVEGIATGQATFEVEAPADFETWSAGKLPVCRLVAHPVEDEADVLGWAALSSVSSRPVYKGVAEVGIYVAERARGRGVGRALMGRLIAESEANGIWTLQSAVFPENAATRALHGAFGFREVGRRERIGKHHGVWRDTLLLERRSRLPELSS; encoded by the coding sequence ATGACGACGACAGGAGCCGCGACCGTGCTCGTGCGGCCCCTCAGGCCGGAGGACTGGCCCGGCGTGCGCCGGGCCTACGTCGAGGGCATCGCGACGGGCCAGGCGACGTTCGAGGTCGAGGCTCCGGCCGACTTCGAGACGTGGTCGGCCGGCAAGCTGCCGGTGTGCCGCCTCGTGGCCCACCCGGTGGAGGACGAGGCCGACGTGCTCGGCTGGGCGGCGCTCTCCTCCGTCTCCAGCCGGCCGGTCTACAAGGGCGTCGCCGAGGTGGGCATCTACGTCGCCGAGCGCGCACGCGGACGCGGCGTCGGCCGGGCGCTGATGGGGCGGCTGATCGCCGAGTCGGAGGCGAACGGCATCTGGACGCTGCAGAGCGCCGTGTTCCCCGAGAACGCCGCCACGCGCGCGCTGCACGGCGCCTTCGGGTTCAGGGAGGTGGGGCGTCGCGAGCGCATCGGCAAGCATCACGGCGTCTGGCGCGACACCCTGCTGCTCGAGCGACGCAGCCGCCTGCCCGAGCTGAGCTCCTGA